Proteins co-encoded in one Panulirus ornatus isolate Po-2019 chromosome 68, ASM3632096v1, whole genome shotgun sequence genomic window:
- the LOC139747388 gene encoding uncharacterized protein: MYPSLALMACLACVTAYPAVFLPYEDEKGGTNAASLLDCTQSSDGSYRCRPVRHRNPNKTPGPERVHVLEMIEEGQNRMTVLEIMEESRDGMTVLEIAEEIFPSLSKRQQEDETDEVDPSFVITVPEQSDHKALECGPHQIYVPEIDICEDLADHSGPSKAPLVSDSVEPFKIMSVGHFEEEECPEGQMMVFEIGICLDVNPPEPI; this comes from the exons ATGTACCCGTCCCTCGCCCTCATGGCCTGCTTGGCCTGTGTCACCGCATACCCTGCTGTGTTCCTTCCTTACGAAG ATGAGAAGGGAGGGACCAATGCCGCCAGTCTACTGGACTGTACCCAGTCTTCAGATGGTTCTTACAG GTGTCGCCCAGTGAGACACCGGAACCCCAACAAGACGCCAGGACCTGAGAGAGTTCACGTGTTGGAGATGATAGAGGAAGGACAGAACAGGATGACAGTGTTGGAGATAATGGAGGAGAGCAGAGACGGAATGACTGTGTTGGAGATCGCCGAAGAGATCTTCCCGTCCTTGTCCAAGAGGCAGCAAGAGGATGAGACGGACGAAGTGGACCCCAGCTTCGTCATCACGGTGCCAGAGCAGTCGGATCACAAGGCGCTTGAATGTGGCCCTCATCAGATCTACGTCCCTGAAATCGATAT TTGTGAGGACCTGGCGGACCACAGCGGCCCTTCCAAGGCGCCCTTGGTGAGCGACTCCGTCGAGCCCTTTAAAATCATGAGTGTGGGGCACTTCGAGGAGGAGGAATGTCCTGAGGGTCAGATGATGGTCTTCGAGATCGGGATCTGCTTGGATGTCAACCCTCCGGAGCCAATATGA
- the LOC139747428 gene encoding uncharacterized protein, protein MYASTFVAFFVCVSCVNALSPTILAFNTRRAETTGAKLLGCFMDSSGNIRCRPASQRSRSDIFPSSSPDIISLSPKMMEEAQQYVTAVEDAEDVAFATPEEVVDVEAAKNPSSIITLPDLGTARILRCAPYEIYVPELDRCEDVVAHLKAPRMTDPRVGRWYSWRNFLLDARHRSRGF, encoded by the exons ATGTACGCCTCCACCTTCGTCGCCTTCTTCGTCTGCGTGTCCTGCGTCAACGCGCTCTCTCCAACCATCCTCGCCTTTAACA CTAGGCGAGCCGAGACGACAGGTGCCAAATTACTGGGCTGTTTCATGGACAGCTCGGGTAATATCAG ATGTCGCCCTGCAAGTCAACGTAGCCGCAGCGACATCTTCCCTTCATCGAGCCCTGACATCATCAGCCTTTCTCCGAAGATGATGGAGGAGGCCCAGCAATACGTGACTGCGGTGGAGGACGCTGAGGATGTTGCTTTTGCCACACCTGAGGAGGTTGTGGATGTGGAAGCTGCGAAAAACCCCAGCTCAATCATCACATTGCCAGACCTGGGAACCGCCAGGATCCTAAGATGTGCGCCCTATGAGATCTATGTCCCGGAGCTTGACAG GTGTGAAGACGTGGTGGCGCATCTGAAGGCCCCAAGGATGACGGACCCCAGGGTGGGCAGGTGGTACAGTTGGAGGAACTTCCTGCTCGACGCCCGACACAGATCAAGAGGATTTTGA